The following coding sequences lie in one Vibrio aerogenes genomic window:
- a CDS encoding dioxygenase family protein, translating into MNNNDEKCQLERRKAMKTIASLAAVAVAPVVIGRVNANEFLAGPPGKPDRPDRPDRPDGPPGGQSGETAEPAEGGDNPSADWLSGGTQAMTAGFPDDSIFTSAAACTVALTEERTEGPCYFDSVYREDISEGLSGLPMQLCFQLTDESCEPLAGYEIEVWHCNVEGVYSGDTSDASDTGRFNSSYCTGDAEDALASQWFRGIAVTDSSGRVNFKTCFPGWYSSRVIHIHFRVRTNNSDSVVSQFGFSDYFCQNICTTHEDYISRGEPDTYMNNDTVFDGPDETYMFRLQANSDGSLLAYKRLMISES; encoded by the coding sequence ATGAATAATAATGATGAGAAATGTCAGCTGGAACGTCGTAAGGCGATGAAAACGATAGCGTCACTGGCTGCCGTCGCAGTTGCTCCTGTTGTCATCGGGCGTGTGAACGCAAATGAATTTCTTGCCGGACCTCCGGGGAAACCTGATCGTCCTGATCGTCCTGATCGCCCTGACGGACCTCCGGGCGGACAATCCGGTGAAACTGCTGAACCCGCAGAAGGGGGCGATAATCCATCAGCAGACTGGTTGTCCGGCGGGACTCAGGCTATGACCGCAGGGTTTCCGGATGACAGTATCTTTACCTCTGCAGCAGCATGCACCGTGGCTTTGACTGAAGAACGAACTGAAGGGCCCTGCTACTTCGACAGTGTTTATCGTGAGGATATTTCAGAGGGGCTGAGCGGATTACCGATGCAGCTTTGTTTTCAACTGACGGATGAAAGTTGTGAGCCTTTAGCCGGTTATGAAATTGAAGTCTGGCACTGTAATGTTGAAGGTGTTTATTCTGGTGATACTTCAGATGCTTCGGATACCGGCAGATTTAACAGCAGCTATTGTACAGGAGATGCTGAAGATGCTTTGGCTTCTCAGTGGTTTCGCGGGATCGCGGTCACTGACAGTTCGGGAAGAGTGAACTTTAAAACATGTTTCCCGGGTTGGTACAGCAGCCGGGTCATTCATATTCATTTCAGAGTCCGGACTAATAATTCAGATTCTGTTGTATCCCAGTTTGGCTTCAGCGACTATTTCTGCCAGAACATTTGTACGACGCATGAAGACTATATCAGCCGGGGTGAACCAGATACGTACATGAACAATGATACGGTCTTTGATGGGCCTGATGAGACATATATGTTCCGTTTGCAGGCCAACAGTGACGGTTCTCTGCTTGCTTACAAGCGCCTGATGATCAGTGAGTCTTAA
- a CDS encoding ABC transporter ATP-binding protein: protein MTQVLKIENLSVGFERRGSIEQVTHQVSLAVNQGETLALVGESGSGKSVTANAILRLLPAKAAHYLEGDIQFGDVNTLTCSLRQLRGIRGGRIGMIFQEPMVSLNPLHPVGRQLVETLSIHKGLRQKQAESVAVSWLEKVGIRNPAQKISAYPHELSGGERQRVMIAMALINEPELLIADEPTTALDVSVQAQILDLLKALQKELGMAMLFITHDLSIVRKIADRVAVMQQGRLVETQETSLLFHAPEHPYTRQLIDSDPKGGPVPVSQESQMLLQARHLKVWFEIRSGVFRRVTDHVKAVTDVGFDLKEGHTIGIVGESGSGKSTTGMAILRLVNCEGMIRYQNTELQALDRKAMLPFRSRMQVVFQDPFSALNPRMSVAEVIGEGLYVHQQLSKDEAEIRICQVMEEVGLDPQTRHRYPNEFSGGQRQRIAIARALVLKPKFILLDEPTSSLDRTVQAQVLELLKSLQKKYGLSYLFISHDLSVIKSLCHYTIVMRQGQIVEQGNTSQLFSAPQHPYTQELVALSSV from the coding sequence ATGACTCAGGTACTAAAGATTGAAAATCTCTCGGTCGGATTTGAACGCCGCGGAAGCATAGAGCAGGTCACTCATCAGGTTTCTCTGGCCGTGAATCAGGGAGAAACTCTGGCGCTGGTGGGAGAGAGTGGTTCAGGGAAGTCGGTGACCGCCAATGCGATCTTAAGGTTGCTGCCCGCGAAGGCTGCCCACTATCTGGAAGGTGATATTCAGTTCGGTGATGTCAATACACTGACATGCTCTTTACGGCAGTTAAGAGGGATTCGTGGCGGCAGAATCGGGATGATATTTCAGGAACCAATGGTGTCGCTAAATCCGTTGCACCCTGTTGGTCGTCAGCTGGTTGAAACGCTTTCTATTCACAAGGGCCTTCGTCAGAAGCAGGCTGAGTCAGTTGCTGTTTCATGGCTGGAGAAAGTTGGAATCCGGAATCCGGCACAGAAAATATCTGCCTATCCGCATGAGTTATCCGGTGGTGAACGCCAGCGGGTGATGATTGCGATGGCGTTGATTAATGAACCGGAGCTGTTAATTGCCGATGAGCCAACCACAGCACTTGATGTTTCTGTTCAGGCGCAGATCCTTGATTTACTCAAAGCGCTGCAAAAAGAACTGGGTATGGCCATGTTGTTTATCACGCATGACCTGAGTATTGTGCGGAAAATTGCTGATCGGGTTGCGGTGATGCAACAGGGGCGGTTAGTTGAAACACAAGAGACTTCACTTCTGTTTCACGCGCCGGAGCATCCTTATACACGTCAGTTGATTGACTCTGATCCGAAAGGCGGCCCGGTTCCTGTGTCTCAGGAATCGCAGATGTTGCTTCAGGCCCGGCATTTAAAAGTCTGGTTTGAGATTCGCAGCGGTGTTTTTCGCCGGGTGACTGACCATGTCAAAGCGGTCACCGATGTCGGCTTTGATTTAAAAGAAGGACATACAATTGGTATTGTCGGAGAAAGTGGGTCGGGTAAATCGACCACGGGTATGGCGATACTGCGGTTAGTCAATTGCGAAGGGATGATTCGCTATCAGAATACAGAACTGCAAGCACTCGACCGGAAAGCGATGCTGCCATTCCGGAGCCGGATGCAGGTCGTATTTCAGGATCCGTTTTCTGCATTGAATCCGCGAATGTCTGTGGCAGAGGTGATTGGTGAAGGCCTGTATGTGCATCAGCAACTGAGTAAAGATGAAGCTGAAATCCGTATTTGTCAGGTGATGGAAGAAGTGGGACTGGATCCACAAACCCGTCACCGTTATCCCAATGAGTTTTCCGGAGGACAAAGACAACGGATTGCGATTGCAAGGGCGTTGGTCTTAAAGCCGAAATTTATTCTTCTGGATGAGCCGACATCCTCACTGGATCGAACGGTTCAGGCGCAGGTTCTGGAATTACTGAAGTCTTTGCAGAAGAAGTATGGGCTGTCTTATCTGTTCATCAGCCATGATCTGAGTGTCATCAAGTCATTGTGCCATTACACGATTGTGATGCGGCAGGGGCAGATTGTCGAACAGGGAAATACCAGTCAGTTATTTTCTGCCCCACAACATCCATATACCCAAGAACTTGTTGCACTTTCTTCCGTGTGA
- a CDS encoding ABC transporter permease gives MFAKIIRTNPVYAERWHRFKNHKRGYWSLWIFSLLFLLSLFAEVIANDKPLLVSYDHHFYFPVVHSYPETTFGGEFPTEADYTDPYVLELIQEKGYVIWPLIRFSYNTINFNVTSGSVPSAPDAVNWLGTDDKGRDVLARIIYGFRISVLFGFVLTIISSVIGVFVGATQGYYGGWIDLLGQRFIEVWSGMPTLFLLIILSSFVEPDFWWLLGIMVLFSWMSLVGVVRAEFLRCRNFEYVKAAQALGVSDKRIIWRHMLPNAMVASLTMMPFILSGSVTTLTSLDFLGFGLPAGSPSLGELLAQGKANLQAPWLGISAFVVLSVMLTLLVFIGEAVRDAFDPHQSGRKS, from the coding sequence ATGTTTGCAAAAATTATCCGGACGAATCCGGTTTATGCAGAGCGCTGGCACCGGTTTAAAAACCATAAAAGGGGTTATTGGTCGCTGTGGATATTCAGTTTACTGTTTTTGCTGAGTCTGTTTGCTGAAGTGATTGCAAACGACAAACCACTGCTGGTTTCTTACGATCATCACTTCTATTTTCCTGTGGTGCACTCCTACCCGGAAACAACTTTTGGCGGTGAATTTCCGACGGAGGCTGATTATACCGATCCTTATGTGTTGGAGTTGATTCAGGAGAAAGGCTATGTGATCTGGCCTTTAATCCGTTTCAGTTACAATACGATTAATTTCAATGTGACGAGTGGGAGTGTGCCGTCTGCCCCTGATGCCGTAAACTGGCTGGGCACTGATGATAAAGGGCGGGATGTGTTGGCCCGGATTATTTATGGTTTCCGGATTTCAGTGTTGTTTGGGTTTGTGCTGACGATCATCTCTTCTGTGATTGGTGTTTTTGTCGGGGCAACGCAGGGATATTATGGGGGATGGATTGATCTGCTCGGCCAGCGTTTTATTGAAGTATGGTCCGGAATGCCAACACTGTTTCTGCTGATCATTTTGTCCAGTTTTGTCGAGCCAGACTTTTGGTGGCTGCTGGGTATTATGGTGCTGTTTAGCTGGATGAGTCTGGTTGGTGTGGTCCGGGCTGAGTTTCTTCGCTGCCGGAATTTTGAATATGTGAAAGCGGCACAGGCGCTGGGTGTGTCTGACAAACGAATTATCTGGCGGCATATGTTACCCAATGCAATGGTTGCTTCATTAACAATGATGCCTTTTATTTTGTCTGGCTCGGTGACAACACTGACCTCGCTGGACTTTCTGGGATTTGGTTTACCTGCGGGGTCTCCTTCTCTGGGCGAGCTGTTGGCCCAGGGGAAAGCGAATTTACAGGCGCCGTGGCTGGGTATCTCAGCATTTGTTGTGTTGTCGGTGATGCTGACTTTGCTGGTTTTTATTGGCGAGGCTGTTCGTGATGCCTTTGACCCACACCAGTCCGGGAGAAAATCATGA
- a CDS encoding microcin C ABC transporter permease YejB: protein MAAYIIRRLLLVIPTLWAIITINFFIIQIAPGGPVEQAIAQAQGLGSGIMERFTGGRDDIAGDTLQKSEPGTGYKGSRGLDPEVVEAIKHQFGFDKPILERYTDMLKNYVTFHFGESLFRGGNVIDLIKDRLPVSVSLGVWSTLIIYLVSIPMGIVKAIHHGSRFDVWSSALVIIGYAIPGFLFAILLIIVFASGNYLDWFPLRGLVSDNFDQLTWYQQIGDYFWHLALPVTAMVIGGFATLSMLTKNSFLDEINKQYVVTARAKGLDERSILYKHVFRNAMLIIIAGFPSAFISMFFTGSMLIEVMFSLDGIGLLGFESTIQRDYPVVFSSLYIMTLLGLILGIISDLTYTWVDPRIDFEAR from the coding sequence ATGGCTGCATACATTATCCGTCGTTTGCTGCTGGTGATCCCGACATTATGGGCCATTATCACCATTAACTTTTTTATTATTCAGATAGCCCCCGGTGGCCCGGTTGAACAAGCGATTGCACAGGCTCAGGGGCTCGGCTCTGGTATCATGGAACGTTTTACCGGCGGGAGAGATGATATCGCCGGGGATACGTTACAAAAAAGTGAGCCAGGTACAGGATATAAAGGTTCCCGCGGATTAGATCCGGAAGTTGTTGAAGCGATTAAACACCAGTTTGGCTTTGATAAGCCGATTCTGGAACGATATACCGATATGCTGAAGAACTACGTCACTTTCCACTTTGGTGAAAGCTTGTTCAGAGGCGGCAATGTCATTGATTTAATCAAGGACCGGTTACCTGTTTCTGTGTCTTTGGGGGTGTGGAGTACGCTGATTATCTATCTGGTGTCGATTCCTATGGGTATTGTAAAGGCGATTCACCATGGTTCCCGGTTTGATGTCTGGTCGAGCGCCTTAGTGATTATTGGTTATGCTATTCCGGGCTTCTTGTTTGCGATTCTTCTGATCATTGTGTTTGCCAGCGGAAACTACCTGGACTGGTTCCCGCTCCGGGGACTGGTTTCGGATAATTTTGATCAGCTAACCTGGTATCAACAGATCGGGGATTATTTCTGGCATCTTGCACTGCCGGTTACAGCCATGGTCATTGGCGGATTTGCAACACTCAGCATGCTGACGAAGAACTCTTTTCTGGATGAAATTAATAAGCAATATGTGGTGACAGCCAGAGCGAAAGGGTTAGATGAAAGAAGCATTCTTTATAAACATGTATTCCGCAATGCTATGTTAATTATTATTGCTGGTTTCCCCAGCGCTTTTATCAGCATGTTTTTTACCGGCTCGATGTTAATTGAAGTGATGTTTTCACTCGATGGTATCGGATTACTTGGTTTCGAATCGACAATTCAGCGCGATTATCCGGTGGTATTCAGTTCTTTATATATCATGACGTTACTGGGACTGATTTTAGGCATTATTTCTGATTTAACTTATACATGGGTTGATCCCCGTATCGATTTTGAGGCTCGTTAG
- a CDS encoding extracellular solute-binding protein — protein MGKIKSVILGCTLLLLSTAGFSKVITTTHLVGFGQAKYAPGFEHFDYVNPDAPKYGKVVFGVIGTFDNFNRYASRGVAAVDSETLYDALMYSPSDEIDAYYPLIATKIRYSDDYSWLEVDINPKARFHDGVPITAHDVAFSFQKFMKEGVAQFRVLYKNFTVKALNDHTARFEMKNPDRDKLFGLVESLPVLPEHFWKDKNFSEPLSKPPVGSGPYKIVSYKMGQSVTYGLVDDYWAKDLPVNVGRNNFKLMQYDYYRDDTVMLEAFKAGEFDFRLEGQAKLWATAYTGPNFENGSIVKESIEHHKPAATQGFIFNTTRPVFQDPKVREALTYAMDFEWMNKNLFFSQYKRTRSYFGNTEFEAKGLPSEAEQEVLAPFKDQLPPRLYTQEFNPPVTDGSGRIRQQIRQAFRLLKQAGWAVKDGVMTNQKTGKPLSFELLITSPATERIAIPLQKNLRKMGIEMKIRTVDTTQYTKRMRDRDFDMISSVYGAHAFPDHSLMIIWNSRYLDSTYNRAGVTSPVVDQLTEQIAASQQDPDKLLVLGRAFDRVLQWNFYMIPQWYSNQYRVAMWDKFERPSVTPQYDLGLDTWWISKQKEKALKQKKDR, from the coding sequence ATGGGAAAAATTAAGTCAGTTATTTTGGGCTGTACATTATTATTGCTAAGTACAGCAGGCTTTAGCAAAGTGATTACAACCACACATCTGGTTGGTTTCGGTCAGGCAAAATATGCGCCGGGTTTTGAGCATTTTGATTATGTCAATCCTGATGCCCCCAAATATGGAAAGGTTGTTTTTGGTGTGATCGGTACTTTTGATAACTTTAATCGCTATGCTTCCAGAGGGGTTGCAGCGGTTGACTCCGAAACACTTTATGACGCACTGATGTATTCCCCCAGTGATGAAATTGATGCTTACTATCCACTGATCGCAACAAAAATCCGTTATTCCGATGATTATTCATGGCTCGAAGTGGATATCAACCCGAAGGCGCGTTTTCATGATGGTGTCCCGATTACTGCGCATGATGTGGCGTTTAGTTTTCAGAAATTCATGAAGGAAGGTGTCGCACAATTCCGGGTTTTGTATAAAAACTTTACGGTGAAAGCCTTGAATGACCATACGGCCAGGTTTGAAATGAAGAACCCTGACAGAGATAAGTTATTTGGTCTGGTCGAAAGTTTGCCGGTGCTGCCTGAACACTTCTGGAAAGATAAGAATTTTTCTGAGCCACTTAGTAAGCCACCTGTCGGCAGTGGGCCTTATAAAATTGTCAGTTATAAAATGGGTCAGAGTGTGACTTATGGGTTAGTTGATGATTACTGGGCCAAAGATCTGCCCGTCAACGTCGGACGAAATAACTTCAAATTAATGCAGTACGATTATTACCGGGACGATACGGTGATGTTGGAAGCTTTCAAAGCGGGTGAATTTGATTTCAGGCTTGAAGGACAGGCAAAACTTTGGGCCACGGCGTATACCGGACCAAACTTTGAGAATGGCTCTATTGTGAAAGAAAGCATTGAGCATCACAAACCCGCTGCGACTCAGGGGTTTATCTTCAATACGACCCGTCCTGTATTTCAGGATCCAAAAGTTCGTGAGGCGCTGACTTATGCGATGGATTTTGAGTGGATGAATAAGAATCTTTTTTTCAGCCAGTACAAACGAACCCGGAGCTATTTTGGTAATACGGAGTTTGAAGCAAAGGGGCTGCCTTCTGAAGCGGAACAGGAAGTTTTGGCACCGTTTAAAGATCAATTACCGCCTCGTTTATATACACAGGAATTTAATCCGCCGGTTACGGATGGCTCTGGCCGGATTCGTCAGCAGATTCGTCAGGCTTTCCGGTTGTTGAAACAAGCAGGCTGGGCGGTGAAAGATGGCGTGATGACCAATCAAAAAACAGGAAAACCTTTATCGTTTGAGTTGTTGATTACGAGTCCGGCAACGGAACGAATTGCGATCCCCTTGCAGAAAAACCTCAGGAAAATGGGAATTGAAATGAAAATCCGTACCGTGGATACCACTCAGTATACGAAGCGTATGCGGGATCGGGATTTTGATATGATTTCTTCTGTGTATGGGGCGCATGCATTTCCGGATCATAGTCTCATGATTATCTGGAATTCCCGTTACCTCGACTCAACTTATAACCGGGCGGGTGTGACGTCACCAGTGGTGGATCAACTGACAGAACAAATTGCTGCCAGTCAACAAGATCCGGATAAACTATTAGTGCTGGGCCGTGCTTTTGACCGGGTATTGCAATGGAATTTCTATATGATTCCACAGTGGTATTCAAATCAGTACCGGGTTGCAATGTGGGATAAGTTTGAGCGCCCATCTGTGACGCCACAATACGATCTCGGGCTGGATACCTGGTGGATTTCCAAACAGAAAGAGAAAGCATTAAAGCAGAAAAAGGATCGCTGA
- a CDS encoding GntR family transcriptional regulator, translating into MQYIKIKETIEEQILQGTLSAGQKLPSERQLAESFHTTRVTLREALSLLESDGLIYREDRRGWFISPPRLRVPISSASTFRALATAQERQPDIHLLKREKRLADKHAIQLMKLPPFSELYYIQTLRLLETRPVALVTYWMNLQICRHIVENESFYDFFEAQAQDPLITVSDIHDSISLGSLVGETAFSLRATAGTPAIFQQRRIFCGSDVIALELSTWRHDALLLESLVE; encoded by the coding sequence GTGCAATATATAAAAATTAAAGAAACGATAGAAGAACAAATTCTGCAGGGAACGTTATCCGCCGGTCAGAAATTGCCATCTGAAAGACAGCTTGCAGAATCATTTCATACAACCAGAGTAACACTCAGAGAAGCACTGTCTTTGCTTGAATCCGATGGCCTGATATATCGTGAAGACCGGCGGGGATGGTTTATTTCCCCTCCGCGTTTGCGGGTCCCTATCTCAAGCGCCAGCACTTTCCGGGCGTTAGCAACAGCGCAGGAACGTCAGCCGGATATCCATCTGTTGAAGCGTGAAAAAAGACTGGCGGATAAACATGCGATTCAATTGATGAAGCTGCCGCCATTTAGTGAACTCTACTATATTCAAACATTAAGACTGTTGGAAACCCGGCCGGTTGCTTTGGTCACTTACTGGATGAATTTACAAATTTGCCGACATATTGTTGAAAATGAGAGCTTTTACGATTTTTTTGAAGCTCAGGCGCAGGATCCGCTCATCACAGTTTCTGATATCCATGATAGTATTTCTCTTGGCAGTTTAGTTGGTGAAACGGCATTCAGCCTGAGAGCAACAGCAGGAACACCTGCTATTTTTCAACAGCGCCGTATTTTTTGCGGTTCAGATGTCATTGCACTTGAATTATCAACCTGGCGACATGATGCGTTGCTACTGGAATCTCTGGTTGAGTGA
- the yjjG gene encoding pyrimidine 5'-nucleotidase gives MKYDWILFDADETLFRFDNFSGLKTMFSRLGIHFGQEEYLEYQRLNKQLWIDYQDGKIDSATLKHQRFIRWAEQLSVTTEELNLRFLDAMAEISALLPGAKNLLESLYGRVKLGLITNGMVHLQSQRLEKHQVRHFFDHVVISEAVGKAKPDPAIFDYAYQQMGQPDKSKVLMVGDNVQSDILGGSRFGFMTCWLNPAQDAVPENIVVDYQIQHLSELHDMLSVSA, from the coding sequence ATGAAATATGATTGGATATTGTTTGATGCGGATGAGACTTTGTTTCGGTTTGATAATTTTTCTGGTTTGAAAACCATGTTTTCCCGGTTAGGGATTCACTTTGGACAGGAAGAATATCTGGAATACCAACGCTTGAATAAACAGTTATGGATTGATTACCAGGATGGAAAAATTGATTCGGCGACCCTGAAGCATCAGCGTTTTATCCGCTGGGCTGAGCAGTTGTCGGTCACGACGGAAGAGCTGAATCTGCGTTTTCTGGATGCAATGGCTGAAATATCGGCGTTGCTTCCCGGAGCTAAAAATCTTTTAGAGTCTCTGTATGGGCGGGTAAAACTTGGCTTAATTACCAACGGAATGGTGCACTTACAATCGCAACGTTTGGAAAAGCATCAGGTCCGGCACTTTTTCGACCATGTTGTGATTTCTGAAGCGGTGGGGAAAGCCAAACCTGATCCTGCAATATTTGATTATGCTTATCAGCAGATGGGACAGCCCGACAAGTCCAAAGTGCTGATGGTGGGTGATAATGTTCAGTCTGATATTCTTGGTGGTTCCCGTTTTGGCTTTATGACCTGTTGGCTGAATCCGGCTCAGGATGCGGTGCCGGAAAATATTGTTGTGGATTATCAAATACAACACTTGTCTGAATTACATGATATGCTTTCAGTATCTGCCTGA
- a CDS encoding LysR family transcriptional regulator, producing the protein MLSHPFSSLPVFIAVVESGSLSAAAQRLNITKSAVSKRLTQLESVLGVRLFHRTTRTIHLTEAGQRYYFHASQAYQCAQLGMDAVAELQGQPQGVLKITAPMSFGVRHIAPYIAEFMRLYPKIEIDLQLEDQMVDLVQGGFDMAIRIGHLPVSNLIAKRLVVCKSVLCAAPHYMSSNPEPRHPSDLRSHNCLTYAYFRGSEWRFYQKDKEFKVLPRGNLIINNSEGIRKATLDGLGIAQLPTFIVGKDLAQKKLQPLMTGYHLPEHAVYAVYPDRKYLPNKVRMFIEFLQQKYGQDIPYWDAGIS; encoded by the coding sequence ATGCTAAGTCATCCATTTTCATCATTGCCGGTTTTTATTGCTGTCGTCGAATCTGGCAGCCTGTCAGCAGCCGCACAAAGGCTGAATATTACTAAATCAGCGGTCAGTAAACGTTTAACACAGCTTGAAAGTGTCCTTGGCGTCAGACTTTTTCACAGAACAACCCGAACCATTCACCTGACGGAAGCTGGTCAGCGATACTACTTTCATGCCTCACAGGCATATCAGTGCGCACAACTGGGCATGGATGCTGTCGCTGAACTTCAGGGGCAGCCACAGGGAGTGCTGAAAATCACCGCCCCCATGTCTTTCGGTGTTCGTCATATCGCCCCTTATATCGCAGAGTTCATGCGTTTATATCCGAAAATTGAGATCGACTTACAGCTTGAAGATCAAATGGTGGATCTGGTTCAGGGCGGGTTCGATATGGCGATCCGGATCGGGCATTTACCGGTTTCAAACCTGATTGCGAAAAGGCTGGTTGTCTGTAAAAGCGTTCTCTGCGCAGCTCCGCATTATATGTCCAGCAATCCAGAGCCCCGGCATCCTTCAGATCTACGGTCCCACAACTGCCTGACTTATGCTTATTTTCGCGGCAGCGAATGGCGTTTTTATCAAAAAGATAAAGAGTTTAAAGTATTGCCGCGAGGTAACCTGATCATCAACAACAGTGAGGGAATCCGGAAAGCAACACTTGATGGCCTCGGCATTGCACAGCTCCCCACATTTATTGTGGGTAAAGACCTTGCACAAAAAAAACTGCAACCGTTAATGACCGGCTACCATTTACCGGAGCACGCAGTTTATGCTGTTTATCCGGACCGAAAATATCTGCCGAATAAAGTCCGGATGTTCATTGAATTTCTACAGCAAAAATATGGTCAGGATATCCCCTACTGGGATGCCGGAATCAGTTAA
- a CDS encoding DUF2057 family protein: MNILRATSFIGLMVLSASSLAQVNISVPGDVEILVANAIKPHLTGGVFDNEKTLSLADGQQQIVFRYKPYFAQGKDNIGVESDAIVASFTAADKDLSFKLPKYRHAKDAQKYIKNLQWSLVDKQNNQVKLKEDKLLKEGMQIGRNYLTEIAVYNQSQAPAAVAAYAPQNPQVQSYQPVRTTQPGKPAPKGATTPETMLHYWYEQADEAAKARFKKFINQQ, encoded by the coding sequence GTGAATATATTAAGGGCAACTTCATTCATTGGTTTAATGGTATTGAGTGCATCATCTCTGGCTCAAGTGAACATTTCAGTTCCGGGTGACGTTGAAATTCTGGTTGCAAATGCCATCAAGCCTCATCTGACCGGTGGCGTATTTGATAATGAAAAAACATTAAGCCTTGCAGATGGACAGCAGCAAATTGTTTTCAGATATAAGCCATATTTTGCTCAGGGAAAAGATAATATTGGTGTGGAAAGTGATGCCATTGTCGCCAGCTTTACTGCAGCTGATAAGGATCTGTCTTTCAAACTACCTAAATACAGACATGCGAAAGACGCGCAAAAATATATCAAAAATCTTCAGTGGTCACTGGTCGACAAACAAAATAATCAGGTAAAGCTCAAAGAAGATAAACTGCTGAAAGAAGGCATGCAGATTGGCCGAAACTATCTGACAGAAATTGCTGTGTATAATCAGTCTCAGGCACCAGCCGCAGTTGCTGCATACGCTCCGCAAAATCCACAAGTCCAGTCATATCAACCGGTCCGGACAACTCAACCCGGCAAACCAGCACCAAAAGGTGCAACAACTCCGGAAACAATGTTGCACTACTGGTATGAGCAGGCTGATGAAGCAGCTAAAGCCCGCTTCAAAAAGTTTATTAACCAACAGTAA
- a CDS encoding methyl-accepting chemotaxis protein: protein MFFNKIRQENVHLQEQLELVNSVLASISQSMATIEFSVDGHILEANELLLSCMEYQKSEIIGQHHRIFCFDEDSFSSEYKAFWSNLARGEPQKGTFRRKKKSGELVWLEATYFPVKVDGKVEKVMKIASDVTEQTESRHYMESVLSALDRSLAIIEFQPDGKIIRANDNFLNTVGYRAEQLRGQHHRMFCDQTFIDENPTFWADLARGETKSGRFLRLNSYGEQLWLEATYNPILDQHGKVTKVIKFASDVSEQEKKNIAVNQATEIAYSTSVETAQIAKEGAQKLSDSVAVSEQISGQVQDTATKIRQLNDKSQSIEEIVSTIQAIAEQTNLLALNAAIEAARAGDQGRGFAVVADEVRQLASRTAESTAEITEVVTENKQLTQSVTTSMEEVIEISDRGVNMIVEASSVMDEIYKGAENVSQTVNSLSDS, encoded by the coding sequence ATGTTTTTCAACAAAATACGACAAGAAAATGTTCATTTGCAAGAACAACTGGAGTTAGTCAACTCAGTGCTCGCTTCGATTAGTCAAAGTATGGCTACAATAGAATTTAGTGTTGACGGGCATATTCTCGAAGCAAATGAGTTGCTTTTGAGTTGTATGGAATATCAAAAATCCGAAATTATCGGGCAGCATCACCGGATTTTTTGTTTTGATGAAGATAGTTTTTCATCCGAATATAAGGCTTTCTGGAGTAATCTGGCCCGTGGAGAACCGCAGAAAGGGACATTTCGCCGAAAGAAGAAATCCGGAGAACTGGTCTGGCTTGAGGCGACATACTTTCCTGTAAAAGTGGATGGCAAAGTTGAGAAAGTGATGAAAATTGCCAGTGATGTTACTGAGCAAACTGAATCCCGTCATTACATGGAAAGTGTGCTATCTGCATTGGATCGCTCATTAGCAATTATCGAGTTTCAACCGGACGGAAAAATTATCAGAGCAAATGATAACTTCCTGAATACGGTTGGGTACAGAGCAGAGCAGCTTCGGGGACAGCATCACCGGATGTTTTGTGATCAGACTTTTATTGATGAAAATCCGACTTTCTGGGCTGATTTGGCGCGCGGTGAAACGAAAAGTGGCCGGTTCTTGCGTCTGAATAGTTACGGTGAGCAGCTGTGGCTGGAAGCAACATATAATCCTATTTTGGATCAGCACGGTAAAGTGACAAAAGTCATCAAATTTGCTTCTGATGTCTCTGAACAGGAGAAAAAGAATATTGCAGTGAACCAGGCAACTGAAATCGCTTATTCTACCTCGGTGGAAACCGCTCAGATTGCCAAAGAAGGCGCGCAAAAGCTTTCTGATTCTGTTGCTGTTTCTGAGCAGATTTCCGGTCAGGTTCAGGATACCGCGACAAAAATCAGGCAATTGAATGATAAGTCACAAAGTATTGAAGAAATCGTCTCAACTATCCAGGCGATTGCAGAGCAAACAAATCTGCTGGCACTGAATGCGGCAATCGAGGCTGCAAGGGCGGGCGATCAGGGCAGAGGATTTGCCGTCGTTGCTGATGAAGTCCGGCAACTTGCTTCCCGCACGGCAGAGTCGACAGCAGAAATCACCGAAGTCGTGACCGAGAATAAGCAGTTGACCCAGTCTGTGACCACATCAATGGAAGAGGTGATTGAGATCTCAGACAGAGGGGTAAACATGATTGTGGAGGCTTCTTCTGTGATGGATGAAATCTATAAAGGGGCTGAGAATGTTTCTCAGACAGTGAACTCCCTGAGTGACTCATAA